Part of the Aciduliprofundum boonei T469 genome is shown below.
TCTCATATTTATGATAAATATCATAATTATATTTAAAATTTTCTTGTAAAATTACTATTGCCTTGTGAATTTTTGCAAAGAAAACCTTAAAAATAAAGGAAAATAAACAAAAATGTCCAACAAACTATTAATATGGGTTTTTCATGCTTCAAAAAAAATTGAAATATGGTGGTTTAAATGTTTCGAAAAATCCTGTTCCCTACGGACTTTAGTGAAGGTTCAATGCGCGCAATTCAAAAATTCAGTAAGAATAACCAAAGCGAGGTTGGAGAGTGCATTATTCTACATGTTGTTGATGAAGGACGCCTTGAAGAATTGCTCAATGGCTATGCTTATCTCTACAAAGGAGAAAATAAAGAACTCAGGGATATTGAGGAGAAGTTAAAGGCTAAGGCTAGAGAAAAACTCTCAGAGAGTGCAGATAAATGCAGAAAAATGATGAATGCTAACAAGCTAAGGATAATGGTGAGATTTGGTATACCATATGAGGAAATAGTAAAAGTTGCAGAGGAGGAAAATGTCTCACTCATACTATTGCCTTCTCATGGAAGGCTGGGATTCTCCCATGAAATATTCGGTTCAACCACTATGAGAGTTCTCAAAAAGACCAAGAAGCCCGTGTTAATAATAAAAACTCATGAGGAGGAATGAGCATGGATTATTTGCGCTTGAAGAATCACCTTGATAAGTTCTTACCTGTATATGTCACAGTATCTATGCTCCTTGGTTTTCTGGTGGGTCTCCATATAAATGTCGAAAAGTACAAGGGAAC
Proteins encoded:
- a CDS encoding universal stress protein, which encodes MFRKILFPTDFSEGSMRAIQKFSKNNQSEVGECIILHVVDEGRLEELLNGYAYLYKGENKELRDIEEKLKAKAREKLSESADKCRKMMNANKLRIMVRFGIPYEEIVKVAEEENVSLILLPSHGRLGFSHEIFGSTTMRVLKKTKKPVLIIKTHEEE